The following coding sequences lie in one Pirellulales bacterium genomic window:
- a CDS encoding site-specific DNA-methyltransferase, translating into MAEVDEASVDLVFADPPFNIGYEYDVYNDRLDADEYLNWCRQWLSQIERVLSPSGSFWLAIGDEYAAELKVITQRELKLTCRSWVIWYYTFGVNCVNKFNRSHAHLFHFVKDVKNFKFNSDAIRVPSARQLVYGDSRSNPKGRLPDDTWILRPQDMPEGFQPDEDTWFYSRVCGTFKERAGWHGCQMPEQLLGRIIRVSSDAGNVVLDPFSGSGTTLAVAKKLGRRFLGFELSSDYAARVNERLKEIQAGDPLNGPENPLTSSPDTANGVRLEDRLAGRPLRRGRKRAGGPTLPGI; encoded by the coding sequence TTGGCCGAGGTCGACGAGGCTTCGGTCGATCTGGTCTTTGCCGATCCGCCGTTCAACATCGGATATGAGTACGACGTTTACAACGATCGGCTCGACGCCGACGAATACCTGAACTGGTGCCGTCAATGGCTCTCGCAGATTGAGCGCGTGCTTTCGCCGAGCGGATCGTTTTGGCTGGCGATTGGCGATGAGTACGCCGCCGAACTGAAGGTGATCACGCAGCGCGAGCTGAAATTAACCTGCCGAAGCTGGGTCATCTGGTACTACACGTTTGGCGTGAACTGCGTGAACAAATTCAATCGTTCGCACGCGCACCTGTTTCACTTTGTCAAAGACGTCAAAAACTTCAAATTCAATTCCGACGCGATTCGCGTCCCCTCGGCCCGGCAACTCGTGTATGGCGACAGCCGCTCGAACCCCAAGGGTCGGCTGCCCGACGACACTTGGATCTTGCGGCCGCAAGACATGCCAGAGGGCTTTCAGCCGGACGAAGACACCTGGTTCTATTCGCGCGTGTGCGGCACATTCAAGGAGCGGGCCGGCTGGCATGGCTGCCAGATGCCCGAGCAACTCTTGGGGCGCATCATTCGCGTGTCGAGCGATGCGGGCAACGTGGTGCTCGACCCGTTCTCGGGCAGCGGCACCACGTTGGCGGTTGCGAAGAAATTGGGGCGGCGGTTCTTGGGGTTTGAACTATCGAGCGACTACGCGGCGCGCGTGAACGAGCGCTTGAAAGAGATTCAAGCGGGCGATCCGCTGAACGGTCCCGAGAATCCGCTCACCAGTTCGCCCGACACCGCCAATGGGGTGCGGCTCGAAGATCGTCTGGCGGGGCGGCCGCTGCGGCGCGGTCGCAAGCGCGCCGGTGGACCGACGCTGCCGGGCATTTGA
- a CDS encoding sugar phosphate isomerase/epimerase: protein MKFAICNETFQDWPFDRAFAFAQACGYTGIEIAPFTLAADARQITADERANVRRLADQHELDVIGLHWLLAKTEGFHVTSADEAVRRRTSDYVAELARLCRDVGGRVLVFGSPLQRNLPAGVTHEQGMEHAASVFGAALAVIEDCDVVLAIEPLGPAEGNFLNTAAAGIELVERIGSPHCRLHLDVKAMSSESTPIPQIIRASAPYLEHFHANDANKLGPGFGEIDFVPIFEALGEIDYRGWVSVEVFDYTPGVERLASESIDYMQDCLARLADR from the coding sequence ATGAAGTTCGCCATCTGCAACGAGACGTTTCAAGACTGGCCGTTCGACCGAGCCTTCGCATTCGCTCAGGCATGCGGATACACCGGCATCGAGATCGCGCCCTTCACCTTGGCGGCGGACGCCAGGCAGATCACCGCTGACGAGCGCGCCAACGTGCGGCGACTGGCGGACCAGCACGAGTTGGACGTGATTGGCCTGCACTGGTTGCTGGCGAAGACCGAGGGGTTCCACGTCACCAGCGCCGACGAGGCGGTGCGTCGGCGGACCAGCGACTATGTAGCGGAACTCGCGCGGTTGTGCCGCGATGTGGGAGGCCGCGTGTTGGTGTTTGGCTCGCCGCTGCAGCGCAACTTACCCGCGGGGGTCACTCACGAGCAAGGGATGGAGCACGCGGCCAGCGTGTTTGGCGCGGCGCTGGCGGTGATCGAGGATTGCGACGTGGTGCTGGCGATCGAGCCGCTGGGGCCAGCGGAGGGGAACTTTTTGAACACGGCGGCGGCGGGGATCGAGCTGGTCGAGCGGATCGGCTCGCCGCACTGCCGGTTGCATTTGGACGTGAAGGCGATGTCGAGCGAGTCGACGCCGATACCGCAGATCATTCGCGCTAGCGCTCCGTATCTGGAGCACTTTCACGCCAACGACGCCAACAAGCTGGGGCCGGGATTTGGCGAGATCGACTTTGTGCCGATTTTCGAAGCGCTCGGCGAGATCGACTATCGCGGTTGGGTGTCGGTCGAGGTGTTCGACTACACTCCCGGCGTCGAACGGCTGGCGAGCGAGAGCATCGACTACATGCAAGACTGCCTAGCGCGGCTGGCCGATCGCTAA
- a CDS encoding sulfotransferase: MPTAPIFVVGSPRSGTTLMKSILDAHPRIFCPTWETGLFVSFEAQLNGDLRKLMNEGDPFPLDRAAMCQWARDSVELLFERLRKHSGKPRWAEKTPAHVLSMDLIAEVYPEAQFIHIIRNGYEVVRSLQNMPWAPRRIKWSIARWMDSVRAGRQSGAKLAPGHYHELRYEDLTKQPEPVVRAICDFLGEEFDSQMLDFHKPRNNSWSAEFKPIQDRPVNKYQELGWLERRIFEHRAKPLMKELSYR, translated from the coding sequence TTGCCAACCGCTCCCATCTTCGTGGTCGGATCGCCACGTTCCGGCACCACCTTGATGAAGTCGATTCTCGACGCCCATCCCCGCATCTTCTGCCCCACTTGGGAAACGGGTTTGTTCGTCTCCTTCGAAGCGCAACTGAACGGCGACTTGCGCAAGTTGATGAACGAAGGCGATCCCTTTCCGCTCGATCGCGCCGCCATGTGCCAATGGGCCCGCGATTCGGTGGAGCTACTGTTCGAGCGACTGCGCAAACACTCGGGCAAACCGCGCTGGGCCGAGAAAACCCCCGCGCACGTGCTGAGCATGGACCTCATCGCCGAGGTCTACCCCGAGGCGCAGTTCATTCACATCATCCGCAACGGCTATGAAGTGGTCCGCTCGCTGCAAAACATGCCCTGGGCGCCGCGCCGCATCAAGTGGAGCATCGCCCGCTGGATGGACAGCGTCCGCGCTGGCCGTCAATCGGGCGCCAAGCTCGCGCCAGGGCACTACCATGAGCTGCGCTACGAAGACCTGACCAAGCAGCCAGAGCCGGTAGTCCGCGCCATCTGCGATTTTCTCGGCGAAGAGTTCGACTCTCAAATGCTCGATTTTCACAAACCGCGCAACAACTCCTGGAGCGCCGAGTTCAAGCCCATTCAAGATCGGCCCGTCAACAAGTATCAGGAGCTGGGCTGGCTAGAACGGCGCATTTTTGAACACCGCGCCAAGCCGCTGATGAAAGAGTTGAGCTACCGTTAG